A genomic segment from Klebsiella africana encodes:
- a CDS encoding GNAT family N-acetyltransferase, with protein MIRHAEPRDAEPLRMLMAHPEVYHDTLQIPYPSMEAWQEKLQPKPHTFHLVATLGEQVAGHLSLHVEPRPRRSHVATFGMAVAAGHQGCGIGSALMREMIDLCDNWLRVERIELTVFADNARAIAVYQKHGFVIEGTGKRFALRNGEYVDACFMARLK; from the coding sequence GTGATACGCCATGCCGAACCGCGCGATGCTGAACCTTTACGTATGCTGATGGCGCACCCGGAGGTCTATCATGACACGCTACAGATCCCCTATCCCTCGATGGAAGCCTGGCAGGAGAAGCTACAACCCAAACCCCATACCTTCCATCTGGTGGCGACGCTGGGCGAGCAGGTCGCCGGACATCTGTCGCTCCATGTTGAGCCGCGCCCTCGGCGCAGCCACGTCGCAACCTTTGGCATGGCGGTTGCCGCCGGCCATCAAGGTTGCGGCATCGGCAGCGCGCTGATGCGCGAGATGATCGACCTGTGCGATAACTGGCTGCGGGTCGAGCGTATTGAGCTGACGGTGTTCGCCGATAACGCCCGGGCCATCGCGGTGTACCAGAAACACGGCTTTGTCATCGAAGGAACCGGCAAGCGCTTCGCGCTGCGCAACGGCGAATACGTGGATGCCTGTTTTATGGCGCGGCTGAAGTAA
- a CDS encoding bactofilin family protein codes for MNGALFFWLLALIAWSVDVIALARLAAACALVAFLLHSQRNKINAMFIKKNKTEPQISEAATPPAINPEPEAVASKKHETTVIASGVHFVGNIVASGHVYIHGQVTGNIEAKEHLIKVMREGQVEGNVSCRELIIDGRVQGQCHGDSITIEEHGNLEGTLAYCALAIKKGGVFSGRAEMLAAAENKSHILGLVADAPSKADAEPDRPQSA; via the coding sequence ATAAACGGCGCCCTTTTTTTCTGGCTTCTCGCGCTGATCGCCTGGTCTGTCGATGTAATCGCGCTGGCGCGCCTGGCGGCCGCCTGCGCGCTTGTCGCTTTCCTCCTCCATAGCCAACGGAACAAGATTAACGCGATGTTTATTAAAAAAAATAAAACGGAACCTCAGATATCAGAAGCAGCCACGCCTCCGGCAATAAACCCAGAGCCCGAAGCGGTCGCCAGCAAAAAACACGAGACTACGGTCATCGCCAGCGGGGTGCATTTCGTCGGCAACATAGTCGCCAGCGGCCATGTCTATATCCACGGCCAGGTCACCGGCAACATTGAGGCCAAAGAGCATTTGATTAAGGTAATGCGTGAAGGCCAGGTGGAGGGCAACGTCAGCTGCCGGGAGTTGATAATCGACGGCAGGGTGCAGGGCCAGTGTCATGGCGACAGCATCACCATCGAGGAACATGGCAATCTGGAGGGTACCCTCGCCTATTGCGCGCTGGCGATCAAGAAAGGTGGCGTTTTTTCCGGTCGCGCTGAAATGCTGGCCGCCGCGGAGAACAAAAGTCATATTCTCGGTCTGGTAGCAGACGCCCCCTCCAAAGCCGACGCGGAGCCCGACAGGCCGCAGAGCGCCTGA